From Bombus vancouverensis nearcticus chromosome 15, iyBomVanc1_principal, whole genome shotgun sequence, the proteins below share one genomic window:
- the LOC117160458 gene encoding sodium- and chloride-dependent glycine transporter 1 isoform X6, with protein MFRPTLCSTDWSLDLTIEALDSAVRYRRTTGRGAVVSQNTFRRKSFCTHQLYALSLLGDLTTKRVSLGVGGALVELTQDPERGSWANPIEFVLSCIGYAVGIGNVWRFPYLVYRNGGGTFLIPFVLMLITMGLPIFFLELAIGQYSGLGPNEAFTRMAPALEGLGYCTLVVILLVMVYYMVIVAWTLFYTFVSFVPKLGWAYCDNDFNTNDCYSGLQGIQCQTNDPETIFYNKTCVSARLICKNFGFEDGNVTHCFDTNRLELLQHLYTRILSSEEYFNDRVLGLRGATWEHFGGIRWELLGCLTLAWIVCFLCLMRGVQSIGKVVYFTALFPYVMLTALLIRGVTLDGAGDGSLWFITLKWSTLESTSVWADAASQVFYSLGIGCGSLITLSSYSNFNNNCHRDAIIVTFTNLATSIFAGFVIFSIMGFLARQVGMPIDDVIKSGAGLAFIAYPEAVARMPLPNLWAVLFFVMLFILGIGSQRDWSLFRPKKTWGPAVEKGAGNGNSSMATIKISQPYRNEPQEDYI; from the exons ATGTTTCGTCCGACTCTATGTTCTACAGACTGGTCCTTAGACTTGACTATCGAGGCACTTGATTCCGCTGTTCGATATCGAAGAACGACAGGCAGGGGTGCCGTGGTTTCCCAGAACACCTTTCGACGAAAAAGTTTCTGCACGCACCAACTCTACGCGTTGTCTTTGTTAGGCGATCTTACG ACGAAGAGGGTTTCACTGGGAGTTGGCGGTGCCTTGGTGGAGCTAACGCAGGATCCTGAACGGGGTAGCTGGGCCAATCCCATCGAGTTTGTTCTATCCTGCATCGGGTATGCCGTTGGCATTGGCAATGTTTGGCGTTTCCCTTACCTTGTATATCGTAATGGCGGTg GTACATTTTTAATTCCATTCGTTTTAATGCTGATAACCATGGGATTGCCGATATTTTTTTTGGAACTGGCGATTGGACAATATTCAGGACTTGGCCCTAACGAAGCGTTCACACGTATGGCGCCGGCACTCGAGGGTCTCGGTTATTGCACCCTCGTCGTCATTTTGCTTGTAATGGTCTACTACATGGTGATCGTTGCCTGGACACTTTTCTACACGTTCGTCTCGTTCGTGCCGAAGCTCGGTTGGGCCTACTGCGACAACGATTTCAACACGAACG ATTGTTATAGTGGCCTGCAAGGGATCCAATGTCAAACGAATGATCCGGAAACGATATTTTACAACAAGACTTGCGTATCGGCCAGGCTTATCTGCAAGAATTTTGGTTTCGAGGATGGCAACGTCACGCATTGTTTCGATACGAACAGATTGGAACTTCTCCAACACCTTTATACTCGCATCCTTTCTTCGGAGGAATATTTCAA CGACCGCGTATTGGGTCTACGAGGTGCCACGTGGGAACATTTTGGAGGCATAAGATGGGAATTGTTAGGATGTCTCACCCTCGCTTGGATAGTCTGCTTCCTATGCCTGATGCGCGGTGTCCAGTCCATTGGGAAGGTCGTCTACTTTACCGCACTTTTCCCTTACGTCATGCTTACGGCGCTGCTGATACGAG GTGTTACACTGGACGGTGCTGGTGACGGTTCTCTTTGGTTTATTACGCTAAAATGGTCAACACTGGAATCAACTAGCGTATGGGCAGATGCTGCATCCCAAGTTTTCTATTCCCTTGGTATCGGTTGTGGATCTTTGATCACTCTTTCGAGCTACAGTAATTTCAATAACAATTGCCACAG AGACGCAATTATCGTGACGTTTACGAATCTCGCAACGTCGATCTTCGCCGGATTCGTGATTTTCTCCATTATGGGATTCCTTGCCCGTCAAGTGGGCATGCCAATCGACGACGTGATCAAAAGCGGGGCAGGCCTGGCTTTCATCGCGTACCCAGAAGCCGTGGCACGGATGCCGTTGCCCAATCTCTGGGCAGTGTTGTTTTTCGTCATGCTGTTCATCCTGGGCATCGGTAGCCAA
- the LOC117160496 gene encoding trafficking protein particle complex subunit 1-like isoform X2: MTIHNLYIFSKNGTLLYYAEWNRLNKSGITKGEEAKLMYGMLFSIKSFVSKISPLDPKEGFLYYKTSKYTLHYLETPSGLKFVLNTDNVTQNARELLQQLYREVYLEYVVKNPLCQLNEPIQSELFKLKVDELFKKSPLFLSRSI, from the exons ATGACaattcataatttatatatattttccaaaaATGGAACATTACTGTATTATGCAGAATGGAATAGgttgaataaatctggaatcaCAAAAGGAGAG GAAGCAAAATTAATGTATGGAAtgttattttctataaaatcattTGTAAGTAAAATATCGCCATTGGATCCAAAAGAaggatttttatattataaaactaGTAAATATACATTGCATTATTTGGAAACTCCGTCTGGATTAAAATTTGTGTTAAATACTGATAATGTTACACAAAATGCTAGAGAATTATTACAACAACTATATAGAGAG GTCTATTTAGAATATGTTGTGAAAAATCCTCTATGTCAATTAAATGAACCTATTCAAAGTGAACTGTTTAAACTAAAAGTtgatgaattatttaaaaaatctccTTTATTCTTAAGTAGATCGATatag
- the LOC117160458 gene encoding sodium- and chloride-dependent glycine transporter 2 isoform X4, protein MFRPTLCSTDWSLDLTIEALDSAVRYRRTTGRGAVVSQNTFRRKSFCTHQLYALSLLGDLTTKRVSLGVGGALVELTQDPERGSWANPIEFVLSCIGYAVGIGNVWRFPYLVYRNGGGTFLIPFVLMLITMGLPIFFLELAIGQYSGLGPNEAFTRMAPALEGLGYCTLVVILLVMVYYMVIVAWTLFYTFVSFVPKLGWAYCDNDFNTNDCYSGLQGIQCQTNDPETIFYNKTCVSARLICKNFGFEDGNVTHCFDTNRLELLQHLYTRILSSEEYFNDRVLGLRGATWEHFGGIRWELLGCLTLAWIVCFLCLMRGVQSIGKVVYFTALFPYVMLTALLIRGVTLDGAGDGSLWFITLKWSTLESTSVWADAASQVFYSLGIGCGSLITLSSYSNFNNNCHRDAIIVTFTNLATSIFAGFVIFSIMGFLARQVGMPIDDVIKSGAGLAFIAYPEAVARMPLPNLWAVLFFVMLFILGIGSQFAGVQAINTAILDLRPDLRKHESYVVLGICVTCWLLAIPMVFDGGIYLFTLMDWNTASWAILLIGIAEVGVVGWCYGCNKFLRNIAEMQMRFSLLLRRYWWLSWAVLAPITCLMSDADAVLCK, encoded by the exons ATGTTTCGTCCGACTCTATGTTCTACAGACTGGTCCTTAGACTTGACTATCGAGGCACTTGATTCCGCTGTTCGATATCGAAGAACGACAGGCAGGGGTGCCGTGGTTTCCCAGAACACCTTTCGACGAAAAAGTTTCTGCACGCACCAACTCTACGCGTTGTCTTTGTTAGGCGATCTTACG ACGAAGAGGGTTTCACTGGGAGTTGGCGGTGCCTTGGTGGAGCTAACGCAGGATCCTGAACGGGGTAGCTGGGCCAATCCCATCGAGTTTGTTCTATCCTGCATCGGGTATGCCGTTGGCATTGGCAATGTTTGGCGTTTCCCTTACCTTGTATATCGTAATGGCGGTg GTACATTTTTAATTCCATTCGTTTTAATGCTGATAACCATGGGATTGCCGATATTTTTTTTGGAACTGGCGATTGGACAATATTCAGGACTTGGCCCTAACGAAGCGTTCACACGTATGGCGCCGGCACTCGAGGGTCTCGGTTATTGCACCCTCGTCGTCATTTTGCTTGTAATGGTCTACTACATGGTGATCGTTGCCTGGACACTTTTCTACACGTTCGTCTCGTTCGTGCCGAAGCTCGGTTGGGCCTACTGCGACAACGATTTCAACACGAACG ATTGTTATAGTGGCCTGCAAGGGATCCAATGTCAAACGAATGATCCGGAAACGATATTTTACAACAAGACTTGCGTATCGGCCAGGCTTATCTGCAAGAATTTTGGTTTCGAGGATGGCAACGTCACGCATTGTTTCGATACGAACAGATTGGAACTTCTCCAACACCTTTATACTCGCATCCTTTCTTCGGAGGAATATTTCAA CGACCGCGTATTGGGTCTACGAGGTGCCACGTGGGAACATTTTGGAGGCATAAGATGGGAATTGTTAGGATGTCTCACCCTCGCTTGGATAGTCTGCTTCCTATGCCTGATGCGCGGTGTCCAGTCCATTGGGAAGGTCGTCTACTTTACCGCACTTTTCCCTTACGTCATGCTTACGGCGCTGCTGATACGAG GTGTTACACTGGACGGTGCTGGTGACGGTTCTCTTTGGTTTATTACGCTAAAATGGTCAACACTGGAATCAACTAGCGTATGGGCAGATGCTGCATCCCAAGTTTTCTATTCCCTTGGTATCGGTTGTGGATCTTTGATCACTCTTTCGAGCTACAGTAATTTCAATAACAATTGCCACAG AGACGCAATTATCGTGACGTTTACGAATCTCGCAACGTCGATCTTCGCCGGATTCGTGATTTTCTCCATTATGGGATTCCTTGCCCGTCAAGTGGGCATGCCAATCGACGACGTGATCAAAAGCGGGGCAGGCCTGGCTTTCATCGCGTACCCAGAAGCCGTGGCACGGATGCCGTTGCCCAATCTCTGGGCAGTGTTGTTTTTCGTCATGCTGTTCATCCTGGGCATCGGTAGCCAA TTCGCAGGCGTGCAGGCGATAAACACCGCCATATTGGACCTGCGACCAGATTTACGAAAACACGAGAGCTACGTGGTATTAGGGATATGCGTCACTTGCTGGCTCCTTGCTATACCGATGGTGTTCGATGGTGGTATTTACCTGTTCACGCTGATGGACTGGAACACCGCTTCTTGGGCAATACTATTGATCGGCATTGCCGAGGTCGGCGTGGTAGGCTGGTGTTACGGGTGCAACAAATTCCTGCGTAACATAGCTGAAATGCAAATGCGGTTCAGCCTTTTGCTCCGCAGATATTGGTGGCTCAGTTGGGCTGTGCTCGCGCCTATCACTTGTCTG ATGTCGGATGCCGATGCCGTTCTGTGTAAATGA
- the LOC117160496 gene encoding putative oxidoreductase dhs-27 isoform X1: MANWDWEDTDWDWEDTEESSCGEEQKQIISEPEIDKEWLGGILREFHKEPVTITECNVSPGCMSNESALSAIIRVKIKYVLNDTNTTQDLSLIVKELPKDAFSRFFVIEGQFDLREIKFYTQVMPDLKEFQKKQLASQENKSDEEILLSVPVCYHAHYTPADESDDNPTTPDSILVLHDLRDSDFRNIKFREGMTYDQTKVALDAIARIHAHSLAMKVVEGEPLSERYPFLFQTAKATDSYQQLVERGLPQLAKFLKSTPGLEAILEALLVLRPRTKHIISALLAPEGPLALITHTDFWCNNLLFKEGPSGLECCILDWQMVTYSRPTNDIALLIVSSLPTELRRKHTETFLDIYWEALIGTCSRLGVDIPKDLGYTREDLNKDYRRSQLLALLLCIGSVDVALGDADTEQRLIDVLKDLHSEGVLTDETAIANSENDP; the protein is encoded by the exons ATGGCGAATTGGGACTGGGAAGACACCGACTGGGATTGGGAAGATACGGAAGAATCATCTTGCGGAGAGGAGCAGAAGCAGATTATCTCAGAACCAGAGATTGACAAGGAGTGGCTTGGTGGTATCCTAAGGGAATTTCACAAAGAACCG GTCACAATAACCGAATGTAACGTAAGTCCGGGCTGTATGAGTAATGAAAGCGCGCTCAGTGCTATAATTCGTGTTAAAATCAAGTACGTGTTGAACGACACAAATACCACGCAAGACCTGTCACTTATCGTGAAAGAGCTTCCAAAAGATGCGTTCAGTCGTTTCTTTGTTATCGAAGGCCAATTCGATCTTCgggaaattaaattttacacaCAG GTCATGCCTGATCTGAAAGAGTTTCAAAAGAAGCAACTAGCATCCCAGGAAAATAAATCGGACGAGGAAATCCTTCTGTCAGTTCCAGTCTGTTATCATGCACATTACACACCAGCTGATGAGTCAGACGACAACCCTACAACGCCAGATTCTATTCTCGTACTGCACGATCTTCGCGATTCtgattttcgaaatatcaaatttCGCGAAGGAATGACATACGATCAAACTAAAGTCGCATTAGATGCTATAGCACGCATACACGCGCATTCTCTGGCAATGAAAGTTGTCGAGGGAgagcctctgtccgaacgttatCCATTCCTCTTCCAAACAGCAAAGGCAACGGACTCGTATCAACAACTGGTTGAGCGTGGTTTACCACAACTTGCCAAATTTTTGAAAAGTACGCCAGGATTAGAAGCGATACTGGAGGCCCTACTTGTACTACGACCTAGAACTAAGCATATAATATCTGCACTCCTTGCGCCAGAAGGGCCGTTAGCCTTGATCACGCACACAGATTTCTGGTGTAATAATCTACTTTTTAAGGAAGGACCATCTGGCCTTGAATGCTGCATCCTCGACTGGCAAATGGTTACCTATAGTAGACCGACTAACGACATTGCTCTGTTGATAGTAAGTTCATTGCCAACCGAATTACGTCGCAAACATACAGAAACCTTCCTTGATATCTATTGGGAGGCACTAATAGGGACGTGTTCTCGTCTCGGCGTCGACATTCCGAAAGATTTGGGCTACACGAGAGAAGACTTAAATAAGGACTATAGGCGATCGCAACTCCTCGCTCTCTTACTCTGTATTGGATCTGTAGATGTTGCTTTAGGCGATGCAGATACAGAACAACGCTTGATCGACGTTTTAAAAGACCTTCATAGtgaaggtgtacttacagatgaGACTGCGATTGCTAATAGCGAAAACGACCCTTAG